From Carassius auratus strain Wakin chromosome 1, ASM336829v1, whole genome shotgun sequence, the proteins below share one genomic window:
- the LOC113106907 gene encoding uncharacterized protein LOC113106907, with translation MKITELERSPPSPRSPSAPWSPLPPRSPLPLRSLTLASSPEARLSTSLYVSLAQSTSLTLATNLSQSTSLTLSRFVATSLSLSMAASLSLAASLSTSLTLSRFVATSLSTSLTLSRFVATSLSTSLTLSWFVATSLSTSLTLSVATSLSTSLTLSVATSLSTSLTLSVATSLSASLTLSVATSLSASLSWSTAPSASLALSATLSLSASLAWFAALYWTTWFTACKATGGWATLLCGRTLSIIETAFSPQWNHLRYGTLTRLHCVDTDSQL, from the exons ATGAAGATCACGGAATTAGAGAGATCTCCA CCATCACCACGGTCCCCATCTGCCCCATGGTCCCCATTGCCACCACGGTCCCCATTGCCACTGcggtccctgaccctggcctccTCCCCAGAAGCTAGACTGTCCACTAGCCTGTACGTTTCCCTGGCCCAGTCCACTTCCCTTACCCTGGCCACTAACCTGTCCCAGTCCACTTCCCTTACCCTGTCCCGGTTCGTGGCCACTAGCCTGTCCCTGTCCATGGCCGCTAGCCTGTCCC TGGCCGCTAGCCTGTCCACTTCCCTTACCCTGTCCCGGTTCGTGGCCACTAGCCTGTCCACTTCCCTTACCCTGTCCCGGTTCGTGGCCACTAGCCTGTCCACTTCCCTTACCCTGTCCTGGTTCGTGGCCACTAGCCTGTCCACTTCCCTTACCCTGTCCGTGGCCACTAGCCTGTCCACTTCCCTTACCCTGTCCGTGGCCACTAGCCTGTCCACTTCCCTTACCCTGTCCGTGGCCACTAGCCTGTCCGCTTCCCTTACCCTGTCCGTGGCCACTagcctgtccgcttccctgtcctggtCCACTGCCCCGTCCGCTAGCCTGGCCTTGTCTGCTACTCTGTCCCTGTCGGCTTCCCTGGCCTGGTTTGCTGCCCTGTACTGGACCACGtggttcactgcatgcaaagccaCTGGTGGTTGGGCAACACTTCTGTGTGGTCGGACACTGTCCATCATTGAAACAGCTTTCAGCCCACAGTGGAATCATCTCCGGTATGGGACACTGACCCGGCTTCACTGCGTGGACACAGATAGTCAGCTTTAG